Proteins from a genomic interval of Ficedula albicollis isolate OC2 chromosome 9, FicAlb1.5, whole genome shotgun sequence:
- the TBCCD1 gene encoding TBCC domain-containing protein 1 — GVAAGPVRLWVRTEPFLVGALPAPPPARLTPHYLRKTAAYARARAEQGCFPRLRWPCWRHIACGKLQLSRDIAWLYFELFRGLLGPAPPLRLRWAEAAAACASAEELERERSQLSVDTLQFLLFLYVQQLHNVSLRRSLLGDEWPSPRTKSPSLPGKAAGGNKNWNDQEHLAFVQSHLLDMLELLLEPEQLSASSHSSCSSLVSFEAVCALSFLLEGTVSNSGTVQPLHELALRQPCHGHNGYSKVARAFSLPKLESWLRSSLTPNPLGMTVCLKAGKKLAWAQQVEGTSRRAKIACSARVVPEVSPMVIMSQVYRQTLAKSSDTLVGAHIRIHRCNESFIYLLSPLRSVTIEKCRNSTFVLGPVETSVHVQSCDNIKVIVVCHRLSLSSTSGCTFHTLTPTQPLILSGNQAVSFAPFHTHYPMLEDHMAQVGLATLPNYWDSPMLVCRDSGDMSVFRLLPPSDFYTFVIPFKMEGDTTETPGGLPQEYQEVLSQREQKVQVWQRTVKEAGLSRAQRKQFQAVVENKFYEWLVQTGNRQQLDSLVPPATGSKQAAG, encoded by the exons ggggtggcggcGGGGCCGGTGCGGCTGTGGGTGCGCACCGAGCCGTTCCTGGTGGGAGCgctcccggccccgccgcccgcCCGCCTCACCCCGCACTACCTCCGCAAGACGGCCGCCTACGCCCGCGCGCGGGCGGAGCAGGGCTGCTTCCCGCGGCTGCGCTGGCCCTGCTGGCGGCACATCGCCTGCgggaagctgcagctgagccGCGACATCGCCTGGCTCTACTTCGAGCTCTTCCGCGGCCTCCTCGGGCCCGCCCCGCCGCTCCGCCTGCGCTGGGCCGAGGCTGCGGCGGCCTGCGCCAGCGCCGAGGAGCTGGAGCGGGAGCGGAGCCAG ctctccgTGGACACTCTGCAGTTCCTGCTCTTCCTGTAcgtgcagcagctccacaatGTTTCCCTGCGGCGCTCTCTGCTCGGGGACGAGTGGCCCAGCCCCAGGACCAAGTCTCCCAGCCTGCCCGGCAAAGCGGCCGGCGGCAATAAG AACTGGAACGACCAGGAGCACCTTGCCTTTGTTCAGAGCCACCTCTTGGATAtgttggagctgctgctggagccagagcagctctcagcctcttcccattccagctgcagcagcctggtgtCCTTTGAAGCCGTGTGTGCTCTCAGCTTCCTGCTGGAGGGCACTGTCAGCAATTCTGGCACCGTGCAGCCCCTCCACGAGCTGGCCCTcaggcagccctgccatggccacAATGGCTATTCCAAGGTGGCCAGAGCCTTCTCCCTGCCCAAGCTGGAGAGCTGGCTGCGCTCCTCCCTCACCCCTAATCCCTTGGGAATGACTGTCTGCCTCAAAGCTGGGAAGAAGCTGGCGTGGGCACAGCAAG TGGAAGGAACGAGCAGGAGAGCCAAGATTGCCTGCAGTGCCCGGGTGGTACCAGAGGTGTCTCCCATGGTGATCATGAGCCAGGTGTACAGGCAGACCCTGGCCAAGAGCTCAGACACTCTGGTGGGGGCTCACATCAGAATCCATCGCTGCAACGAGTCCTTCATTTacctcctgtcccctctgcg GTCTGTGACCATCGAGAAGTGCAGGAACAGCACCTTTGTCCTGGGCCCTGTGGAGACGTCAGTCCACGTGCAGAGCTGTGACAACATCAAGGTCATCGTGGTTTGCCATCGCTTGTCCCTTTCGTCCACCAGCGGCTGCACTTTCCACACGCTCACACCCACGCAGCCCCTCATCCTCTCGGGGAACCAGGCAGTCAGCTTTGCCCCTTTCCACACCCATTATCCCATGCTGGAGGACCACATGGCTCAGGTGGGCTTGGCCACTCTGCCAAACTACTGGGACAGCCCCATGCTGGTGTGCAGGGACAGTGGTGACATGAGCGTCTTCCGGCTCCTGCCCCCCTCAGACTTCTACACCTTTGTGATTCCCTTCAAGATGGAAGGAGACACCACAGAGACCCCAGGGGGGCTCCCCCAGGAGTACCAGGAGGTGCTGAGCCAGCGGGAGCAGAAGGTGCAGGTGTGGCAGCGCACGGTGAaggaggcagggctgagcag ggCTCAGAGGAAACAGTTCCAGGCAGTGGTAGAAAACAAATTCTATGAGTGGCTGGTTCAGACAGggaacaggcagcagctggacagcCTGGTCCCTCCTGCCACGGGCTCcaagcaggcagcaggatga
- the DNAJB11 gene encoding dnaJ homolog subfamily B member 11, with amino-acid sequence MAPAWIGRLCLLLLCLCGEAAAGRDFYKILGVSRGASIKDIKKAYRKLALQLHPDRNPDDPRAQEKFQDLGAAYEVLSDEEKRKQYDAYGEEGLKDGHQSSHGDIFSHFFGDFGFMFGGNPRQQDRNIPRGSDIIVDLEVTLEEVYSGNFVEVVRNKPVARQAPGKRKCNCRQEMRTTQLGPGRFQMTQEVVCDECPNVKLVNEERTLEVEIEPGVRDGMEYPFIGEGEPHVDGEPGDLRFRIKVLKHPVFERRGDDLYTNVTISLVEALTGFEMDIAHLDGHKVHIVRDKTTKPGAKLWKKGEGLPNFDNNNIKGSLIITFDVEFPKEQLTAEQREGLKQLLKQGSVQKVYNGLQGY; translated from the exons ATGGCCCCCGCCTGGATCGGCCgcctctgcctcctgctgctctgcctctgcgGGGAGGCCGCCGCGGG GAGAGACTTCTACAAGATCCTGGGGGTGTCCCGCGGCGCCTCCATCAAGGACATCAAGAAGGCCTATCGCAAACTGGCgctgcagctccatcccgaCAGGAACCCCGACGACCCCCGGGCGCAGGAGAAGTTCCAGGACCTGGGCGCTGCCTACGAG GTGCTGTCAGatgaggagaagaggaagcagTACGATGCCTATGGAGAGGAGGGGCTGAAGGATGGGCACCAGAGCTCCCATGGAGACATCTTCTCCCA CTTCTTTGGGGACTTTGGATTCATGTTTGGAGGAAACCCACGCCAGCAAGACAGGAATATTCCCCGAGGAAGTGACATCATCGTGGACCTGGAGGTCACACTGGAGGAGGTGTATTCAGGAAACTTTGTAGAA GTTGTCAGGAACAAGCCAGTGGCAAGACAGGCACCTGGCAAACGGAAATGCAACTGCAGGCAGGAGATGAGAACCACCCAGCTGGGGCCTGGGCGCTTCCAGATGACTCAGGAAGTCGTTTGTGATGAATGTCCCAACGTCAA GCTGGTGAATGAGGAGCGGACACTGGAAGTGGAGATAGAGCCAGGAGTGAGGGATGGCATGGAGTATCCCTTCATTGGGGAAG GTGAGCCCCACGTGGATGGGGAGCCAGGAGATCTGCGCTTCCGAATAAAAGTTCTTAA GCACCCAGTGTTTGAAAGGAGAGGAGACGACTTGTACACAAACGTGACAATCTCGCTGGTCGAGGCACTGACAGGCTTTGAGATGGATATTGCCCACTTGGATGGGCACAAG GTTCACATTGTGCGGgataaaaccacaaaacccgGCGCCAAGCTGTGGAAGAAGGGAGAAGGTCTTCCAAACTTTGATAACAACAACATCAAAGGCTCCCTGATCATCACCTTTGATGTGGAGTtccccaaggagcagctgacGGCCGAGCAGCGGGAAG GTCTCAAGCAGCTGTTGAAGCAAGGATCAGTGCAGAAGGTCTACAATGGATTGCAGGGATATT